The Acidobacteriota bacterium genome contains the following window.
TTACGGCTACGCGGGCGCGGGACTGGCGCCATCGGAGCATTACTTTGGTTGCGGCCCGCGGCCGCGTTGGCGGCTCCACATCGGAGCTGGGGCCTCGTCCTGGCTCCGATGCGCTCAGCTCATGCTATCCCCTCGCGGATCTCGGCGGTAGCCCCGTGCCACCGCGGACAAAGAGGATACCGCAAACCCGGAATCGTGCCCCGAAGCTCAGCGAACCCAGCGCCGGACCCAATAGGTGAGCTGGTCGAGGGCGGTCACCACCGCCACCACCACCAGCAGCAACACCGCAACCTTGGAGTATTGGAAGCCGCGGACGTAGAGCTGAATGTAGTACCCGATGCCCCCGGCTCCCACCAGCCCGAGCACCGCTGCGTCGCGGAAGTTCATCTCCAACCGGTAGACGGTGAAGGCCACCACCTGGGGAATGGACTGGGGCAGTAGCCCGTAGCGCACGGTCTGCAGCCAGCCCGCGCCGGTACCACCCACCGCCTCCACGATCCCCGCCTCGGCGGTCTCGAATTCTTCGGCGTAGAACTTGCCGAGCATGCCCAAGGAGTGAAAGGCGATGGCCAGGGCGCCGGGGAAGGGGCCCAGGCCGACGGCGGTGACGAAGAGGATGGCCACCACGATGAGGGGAATGGAGCGCACCAGGCCCAAGAAAAGCTTGACCCCGTGGGACAGCCACGCCGGCGCCACGTTGGCCGCCGCCAAGAATCCCAGGGGCAAGGCCACCACCGCCGCCACCGCGGTGCCGGCGATGGCGATCATCAAGGTCTCGATGGTCGAGCGCAGCACCAGGGTGGCGACGCTCCAATCCGGCGGCACCAGGCGGGTGAAGAATTCCGCGAAGCGCGGTCCCGACTGCGCCAGCACCGCCAGGTCCGCCTCGGACCAGTGGAAGGCCCAGAGGACCAGCAGACTAATCGCCGACCAGCCGCAGACCCGGGCCAGGAAGCGCAGTCGCCATCGCCGCTGCAGCACCGTCGCCGTCATCTCGATCCCCTCCTGATTCCGAGTCGTCCCCCCGATCCACCGAGCGGTAAATCTCTTCCGCATGCTCCTGCCGGAAACCCTCCGGCGGTCCGTCGTAGACCACCCGGCCGTCGGCGAGACCGAGGAAGCGGCTGGCGAAACGGCGCGCCAGCTCCGGCTGGTGCAGGGTCACCATGAGGGTGACGCCGCGGCGGGCGGTGCATTGCACCAGCAGCTCCAGCACGTCCTCCGCCAGCTCCGGGTCGAGGCTGGAGATGGGCTCGTCCGCCACCACCACGTCCGCCTCCTGCATCAGCGCCCGGGCGATGGCAGCCCGCTGGCGCTGGCCACCGGAGAGGGTCTCCACCCGCCGCTCCGCCAGCTCCTGAAGCCCCACCTCCCGCAGGATCGATTCCGCCTGGCGCCAAGCTTCGGCGGGGTACCAGCCGAAGAGGCTCGGCAGCCGCGGCACCCTGCCGAGGGCACCGGTGAGCACGTTGGCTACCACGCTCATGCGCGGCACCAGGAAGAACTCCTGATCGAT
Protein-coding sequences here:
- the phnE gene encoding phosphonate ABC transporter, permease protein PhnE, which codes for MTATVLQRRWRLRFLARVCGWSAISLLVLWAFHWSEADLAVLAQSGPRFAEFFTRLVPPDWSVATLVLRSTIETLMIAIAGTAVAAVVALPLGFLAAANVAPAWLSHGVKLFLGLVRSIPLIVVAILFVTAVGLGPFPGALAIAFHSLGMLGKFYAEEFETAEAGIVEAVGGTGAGWLQTVRYGLLPQSIPQVVAFTVYRLEMNFRDAAVLGLVGAGGIGYYIQLYVRGFQYSKVAVLLLVVVAVVTALDQLTYWVRRWVR
- a CDS encoding ATP-binding cassette domain-containing protein, producing the protein MDPRSSVSAGFSKASVLRLENVHLLYGRTLALDIPHLEVAPGERVFVLGHSGSGKSSLSRLIKGRLRPSTGRVEVLGEDPAAGPGRRRREIQRRVAMIDQEFFLVPRMSVVANVLTGALGRVPRLPSLFGWYPAEAWRQAESILREVGLQELAERRVETLSGGQRQRAAIARALMQEADVVVADEPISSLDPELAEDVLELLVQCTARRGVTLMVTLHQPELARRFASRFLGLADGRVVYDGPPEGFRQEHAEEIYRSVDRGDDSESGGDRDDGDGAAAAMATALPGPGLRLVGD